The Acidobacteriota bacterium genome segment GGCCGGGTGCGGCGCTCCCGGCCTGGCCGGAGCGACCGGCCTGGGCGCGGGGGCCTGGGCGGGCCTGGCGGCTGGCGCGTGGGGCAGGGGGGGCTTCGGAGTTGGCGCCGGGGCCGCGGGTTCGTGTTTCGCGGGCGCGGGCGCGGGCGGCTTGGGCGCCGCTGACGGAGCGGGCGCGGGCTTGGCGGCGGGGGCCTGGGGCGCCGGGGCCGCGGGCTTAGCCGCCGGGACGTGGGCCTTGGGCGCCTCCGGCGCGGGAGCGGCGGGCTTCGCGGGCGCGGCCGGCTTGGCAGGGACGGCGGGCTTGGCCTCGGGCTCCTCGCCGGGCTTGACAGCCCTCTTCAGCGGCGGGGCCGCCTTGACGACGGGCACGGGCTTGCCGGGCGCGGCCGGCTTGGTCCCCGGCTGGACTCCCGGCTTCTGGACGGCGGGCTTGGCCGCGGGCTCCTCGCCGGGCTTGACGGCCCTCTTCAGCGGGGGGGCCGCACGAACGACCAGAGGGACCTTCGGTTCCTCCGGTTTGAGGGGTTTCTTGACGAGTGGTTTCTTGAACGGTTCAGTCATGGGCGTCTTCTTGTTTGATGGAGATTTTCCAGCCGACCAGCCGGGAAGCCAGCTTGACGTTGATGCCCTTCTTGCCGATGGCCAGCGAAAGCTGGTCCTGGGGCACGACGGCCAGGACGGCCTTCTCGCTGCGGCTGGCGACCTGGAGCCGGTCGACCTTGGCCGGGCTGAGGGCGGCCTTGGCGTAGCTAACCAGGTCGGGCGACCAGGGGATGATGTCGACCTTCTCGCCCTGCAGCTCCTTGGAGATGGCCAGGATGCGGTTCCCCTTGACGCCGATGCAGGCGCCGACGGGATCGATGTCGCGCTCACGGCTGACCACGGCGACCTTGGCCCGTTCGCCGGGCTGGCGGACGATGTCCTTTATCTCGATCGTGCCGTTGGCGATCTCGGGTATCTCGGTCTCGAGCAGCCGGGCCAGGAAGCGGGGCGCGGACCGGGAGACGAGGATCTGCGGCCCCTGGTAGCCCTTGAGCACCTGGGTGATGACCGCCTTGATCAGGTCGCCGCGGCGCATCTCCTCGCCGGGCAGCTTCTCGCGCAAGGGGAGGGCGACCTCGGTCTTGTTGACCTCGAGGATGACGAAGCCCTCCTCGATCCGCCGGACGACGCCGGTGACGATCTCGCCGATCCGGGGGGCGAACTCGCTGATTATCTTCTCCTGCTCCGCGTCGCGGACCTTCTGGAAGATGACCTGCTTGGCCGCCTGGGCGGCGATCCGCCCCAGGGTGTCGGAGGGCAGGTCGACCTCGACCGTCTCGCCCTCCTGGACGTCGGGGCGGATGGCCCGGGCCTCGGCCAGGGAGATTTCCTCGGCCGGGTTCTTGGGGCGCTCGGCGGCCCGCTTGACGGCATAGACGCGCAGCTCGCCCTTCTCGGGCTTGAACAGGACCTGGACGGTCTCTTTCTGGGAGAAGAACTTGGCGGACGCGACCTTAAGGGATTCCTCGATCGCCTGGATGATGACGCGAGGCTCGACCCCCCGCTCTTTGCTGAGCTGCATGATCGTGTTC includes the following:
- the nusA gene encoding transcription termination factor NusA, with protein sequence MKVNVWNTIMQLSKERGVEPRVIIQAIEESLKVASAKFFSQKETVQVLFKPEKGELRVYAVKRAAERPKNPAEEISLAEARAIRPDVQEGETVEVDLPSDTLGRIAAQAAKQVIFQKVRDAEQEKIISEFAPRIGEIVTGVVRRIEEGFVILEVNKTEVALPLREKLPGEEMRRGDLIKAVITQVLKGYQGPQILVSRSAPRFLARLLETEIPEIANGTIEIKDIVRQPGERAKVAVVSRERDIDPVGACIGVKGNRILAISKELQGEKVDIIPWSPDLVSYAKAALSPAKVDRLQVASRSEKAVLAVVPQDQLSLAIGKKGINVKLASRLVGWKISIKQEDAHD